TCGAGTGTAAtaatttgcaaactaaatgtttgATGGGGATACGTGAGATTTGTGTTCCGAACCGCTTCATTCTTTTATCCGGCACTGTAAACCACTCGATACAATTTTGCTACTTGGGAACTGTCAGCCAATTCGACAGGTACACGTCGTCTTTGGCGTTCCGTTATATTTGTAGCCGGGTAGAAATCTGAATTCCGTGACGATACCAAATCAGATTTGGCCACGGATCTTTCATTTTCCCAACCGTTACTTAAAACGCTGCAAGATCGATCATTATAGTTTGTGGTGTAGAAGAAAGTGTACACGTAATAGTTAATCAACAAACAGACTTGCCTTGCTGCTCGTAGAAGACGGGGGGACCAACAGAGGCTAGGCGTACAATTTAAGGAACAAAATATCCACCCCTGCCAGATATTCTACTCTCtaagcgcgcacacacacacacaggatgGTTGAACGTAGTTTTCTCAATGGCCGATTAGTGCTATTAGTGGGCATTTTCGGGCTGATACTGTTCCTGCTTCCGCAAACGATTGCATTGCGTGAAGGCGATTGTGAGGGTAAGTGTCCTACAACAACTAAACTAATCGGTGACGGCACCTGTGAATGGGAACTTTTTGGTTAAAACCCATTTTCCACTGTCTCCGGATTTCCATTTTCAGTATGCGTTAAGGCGGTAAACATGTTTACGGCAACACTCTcggaagaaacgaaaaaggaCACCAAACGGATAGAGGACGAATTCAAGGGTTTTTGTAAAAAGGCCAAAAACAAGGAACAACGTTTCGTAAGTTGCTTTTTCCATCAAATTAAGTCGAGAATCTTTATTGCTAAATGCTACTTATTTACAGTGCTACTACCTTGGAGGGATGGAAGATTCTGCCACCGGAATTCTGGGTGAGCTATCGAAACCAATCAGCTGGTCGATGCCGGCCGAAAAGATCTGCGAGAAGCTGAAGAAGAAGGATGCTCAAATCTGTGATTTACGATACGGTAAGTTGTGTGCCACATGTTCTTCCACAACAGTACTTATCCCTTCGCCTTTACAACTTGCAGACAAACAAATCGACCTGACCACGGTCGATCTGAAGAAGCTAAAGGTACGCGATCTCAAGAAGATTCTTTCCGACTGGGATGAGGAATGTGACGGGTGCCTGGAAAAGACTGATTTCATCAAGCGCATCGAGGAGCTGAAGCACAAGTACGTGAAAACGGAACTGTAACAACCGTCACCGCCTGCTACGGATCTCGCATTTGTTCAATCGTTGCCTTCGTCATGTCATGTCTGCCGGGTCTCTCTGCATCTGTCACCATCCGCCTACTAAGCTACGCGGGGAGCATTAGCGTCACTTGAAtggttatttatttgtgtgtgtgcgcgtgtgtttttaAACCGCAAGCGTCTTAAGAAGTGAAACACAAAAGTTGATGCAATCTCGCTGCCTGCAGTGCTAAGTTCTTGCAtgaaaaggcaagaaaaaggtGCAGAAATTGTAGCGGTGGCGTCGCAACAAAGAAGGTTAGCTGATGAACAAACGGTGCACACAACACTGCACTTAgacaacaaagaaaatgtaaagaacAAACCACTCAAAGAGGAACGAAACccgggaaaggaaaagtgtTACGAAATTTGATGTGTTCGGAtccggaaaaaaaaaaacaaacaaacaacaaataaaccgTTCTAAGTGagttaaatttgatttttgtttttaatgcttgTGATAAACTCACCAATTCAAAGTATGACGTGTCCACCATTTATTCTTACCAAACTTTCgtaaaagttttaatttcatcccGCGCAAGATATCCAAGAGAACAAAGCGATTCGAGTTCCCACCTACCCGGCCCGGGGgtgatttatttacaaataatgtaccacaaaaaaagaacaatgtaCAAAATAATACTTTAGCGCATTAAAAATATTGAGCTTTTCGATGATGATACACGGTAGAATTGACTTGTCCCAGAGGTTGAGCTCCCTCGATCTCGcccctttttttcccaccccaaCCCAAGcaccagaagaagaaaaaaaacattccagaaCGCCGCGTGTATCCGGACGATGGATGATTAGTTTACATTTAAGTCTGTTTTTCATTATCGAAATTATTAATCGTTTTTGCTTGCGTAGAAGTGTTTCTCTACTTGCCATTGGACTACAAATTAATACTTCGacggtttttcgtttgttcccAGTTCGATGTCACGAACATGGAAACGCGAGGGCTAGTGAGTAGTACTGGAAGAGGGACAGACAGGACAGAACAGCCGACAGAAGTGGAAGCGGATTAGTTTGATCTTTGTTATCTTGTCTACACACTCCACACTCAGAATCAGAGTATGATGGAGCATTGTTCAAAATTGACTGCTAATCATCTGCCATTCTCGTTTACTAGTATCGTTCACATACCCTGTATCTTCGGTTTGCTATCTACACCTACATTAACGATTTACAGTTGTATTAAATTAAGGCAACAACACGCATTGCTTATGCACCCGCGCGCCCCCCTTTCGGGGGGGATATCAGTACACGCGCATAAAAAAGCCCTTTATGTGGCTATCTAACTAAAACTTAAGGCAGCGCGCGCATATTCCTGCCCCTTGTGCAAGCAGCGCCACCGGAATAATCGTCTACTAAACCTGTAATATAAAGCATTAACCTCATGTTAAAGCGCCCTTTTGAATCGAAGCCCTAGCCCATCCGCCAGGCCCAATTCGGAAtggtttcgtttgtgtgtttatcgCGGATACTGTCCCTTACGGTACCAAACAATCAATGGGAAGTAAGGGGTGGAAAAGAACGGAAAAGGGAGGGGCAAGAAAGTATTGGCAATAAGCTAATGTTCGTACTGTACAGTTGTAAGATGACCACCGATGGAACGATTCTCACATTCAGGAGCGAAACAATGATTGTTTCTCTGTGCACACGTTTAACTTCGTCCGTTTGCAGCGGACTAAACGGCCACTTGTGGTCCA
This region of Anopheles marshallii chromosome 2, idAnoMarsDA_429_01, whole genome shotgun sequence genomic DNA includes:
- the LOC128718909 gene encoding mesencephalic astrocyte-derived neurotrophic factor homolog isoform X2, yielding MIRIKVLLVGIFGLILFLLPQTIALREGDCEVCVKAVNMFTATLSEETKKDTKRIEDEFKGFCKKAKNKEQRFCYYLGGMEDSATGILGELSKPISWSMPAEKICEKLKKKDAQICDLRYDKQIDLTTVDLKKLKVRDLKKILSDWDEECDGCLEKTDFIKRIEELKHKYVKTEL
- the LOC128718909 gene encoding mesencephalic astrocyte-derived neurotrophic factor homolog isoform X1 is translated as MVERSFLNGRLVLLVGIFGLILFLLPQTIALREGDCEVCVKAVNMFTATLSEETKKDTKRIEDEFKGFCKKAKNKEQRFCYYLGGMEDSATGILGELSKPISWSMPAEKICEKLKKKDAQICDLRYDKQIDLTTVDLKKLKVRDLKKILSDWDEECDGCLEKTDFIKRIEELKHKYVKTEL